One window from the genome of Planctomycetota bacterium encodes:
- a CDS encoding carboxymuconolactone decarboxylase family protein, which produces MSQTEDGGKLPKTFKQFVLRFPELGAAHERIGKTVDDLGPLDTKTRFLIKIGICVGGGLESAMRSHVRRATQAGATPEEIEQAIMLGMNTVGFPRTVAAWSWALQQFERDRNHVAEGD; this is translated from the coding sequence ATGTCGCAGACTGAAGACGGCGGGAAGCTGCCCAAGACATTCAAGCAGTTCGTACTGCGATTTCCAGAACTGGGCGCGGCCCATGAACGGATCGGCAAGACGGTCGACGACCTGGGCCCACTGGACACCAAGACGCGATTTCTGATCAAGATCGGCATCTGCGTCGGCGGCGGGTTGGAGTCGGCGATGCGGTCGCACGTGCGCCGCGCTACGCAGGCGGGTGCGACACCCGAAGAGATCGAGCAGGCGATTATGCTCGGTATGAACACGGTGGGTTTCCCGCGTACGGTCGCGGCGTGGAGCTGGGCCCTGCAGCAGTTCGAGCGCGACCGCAACCACGTGGCGGAAGGAGATTAA
- a CDS encoding helix-turn-helix domain-containing protein produces MEAITTTDPPDDHATTMLRERGSRDTCAESALLTVRDMARFLNCSTKTIYRLHESGHMPPPVRLGALVRWPTTVIEHWVDAGCPKTKRSA; encoded by the coding sequence ATGGAAGCGATTACCACCACCGACCCGCCTGATGATCATGCCACCACTATGCTCCGTGAGCGTGGCTCGCGCGACACCTGCGCAGAATCCGCGTTGCTGACGGTGCGCGACATGGCACGGTTTCTGAACTGCTCAACGAAAACGATCTATCGCCTACACGAGTCCGGCCACATGCCGCCCCCGGTGCGGCTGGGAGCGCTGGTCCGCTGGCCCACAACGGTGATTGAACATTGGGTCGACGCCGGTTGTCCCAAAACCAAACGGAGTGCCTGA
- a CDS encoding helix-turn-helix domain-containing protein: MWTPHASRFTPSATQPNVAKPSKTLRLPRIPFAKGFAPMIPICERPDFSRKSHIPSGPAVMLTAADVAAMLACSTKTVYRMVDRGAIPRPLRLGGMLRWHRPQIEWWLTEGCPSRSRG, encoded by the coding sequence ATGTGGACGCCCCACGCCTCACGTTTTACGCCGTCAGCGACACAGCCCAACGTGGCCAAACCGTCGAAAACCCTCCGCCTGCCCCGCATCCCTTTTGCGAAAGGATTCGCACCCATGATCCCGATTTGTGAACGTCCCGATTTCTCACGCAAGTCTCACATTCCATCCGGTCCCGCTGTGATGCTCACCGCCGCTGACGTGGCGGCCATGCTCGCCTGTTCAACAAAAACTGTCTATCGAATGGTCGATCGCGGCGCGATCCCGCGACCGCTTCGCCTCGGCGGCATGTTGCGCTGGCACCGGCCCCAGATTGAATGGTGGCTTACCGAAGGTTGTCCATCCCGGTCGCGGGGCTGA
- a CDS encoding tyrosine-type recombinase/integrase, whose product MATIYKKKYPIPMPPGAEVAVRNGRRFARWTNAKNQVRTAEVLDDGRIEFVSDCWYMRYRDAEGIMRRGSTGCRDKQAAQKKLADVLADVEKVQTGIITSQEKQIATHAERSLSKHVDDYLQHLSRKRIRGRKVSAMYRANLRGRLERLVADCRWNRLRDITRERTERWLDEAEANNLAASTRNEYLISLSALCNWAFKTERLARNPVAGIGKADRSSDRRHVRRALTADEVARLLDAARRRPIAEVGRKPVPLSDEAKCGRSSWTREPLTAANFDRCYAEGLGRLADQWRRRTKLEALGRERALFYLMAVSTGLRRGELASLTVGQLQLNAVPAPYLDLDAADAKSGHGANIPLRADVVDAVRWYLADRPGARYDEKLFINPPAIRIFDADCQAAGIPKTDDRGRVVDIHALRHTFGTHLSASGVHPRTAMAAMRHSRLELTMVHYTDPTLLDVAGAVNALPAFGAAASRQVSHGESARSFRTKPLVAPKHSQSVSPPQ is encoded by the coding sequence ATGGCCACGATCTACAAAAAGAAGTACCCGATCCCGATGCCGCCGGGCGCCGAGGTGGCGGTTCGCAATGGCCGCCGTTTCGCCCGGTGGACGAACGCGAAGAACCAGGTCCGCACCGCCGAGGTGCTCGACGATGGGCGCATCGAGTTCGTGTCCGATTGCTGGTACATGCGCTACCGCGACGCCGAGGGCATCATGCGTCGCGGCTCGACGGGCTGCCGGGACAAACAGGCCGCGCAGAAGAAACTCGCCGATGTGCTGGCCGATGTGGAAAAAGTTCAGACCGGCATCATCACGTCGCAGGAAAAGCAGATCGCCACGCACGCCGAGCGTTCACTGAGCAAACACGTCGACGACTACCTCCAGCATCTGTCCCGCAAACGTATCCGTGGTCGCAAGGTCTCGGCGATGTACCGCGCCAACCTCCGGGGCCGGCTCGAACGGCTCGTCGCCGACTGTCGGTGGAATCGTCTGCGCGACATCACACGTGAACGCACGGAACGCTGGCTCGACGAGGCTGAGGCGAACAACCTGGCGGCGTCCACACGCAACGAATACCTGATCTCCCTGTCGGCGTTGTGCAACTGGGCGTTCAAGACCGAACGCCTGGCCCGTAACCCCGTCGCCGGCATCGGCAAGGCGGATCGATCGTCGGATCGCCGACACGTACGTCGGGCGCTGACCGCGGACGAGGTCGCCCGGCTGCTGGATGCGGCGCGTCGCCGACCGATCGCCGAGGTCGGACGCAAACCCGTCCCTTTGTCTGACGAGGCAAAATGTGGCCGCAGTTCATGGACGAGGGAACCATTGACGGCAGCCAACTTCGATCGGTGCTACGCCGAGGGGCTTGGTCGCCTCGCCGATCAGTGGCGTCGCCGCACCAAGCTCGAAGCGTTGGGTCGCGAGCGAGCATTGTTCTACCTGATGGCCGTGTCCACCGGCCTGCGCCGCGGCGAACTGGCCAGTCTGACCGTCGGCCAGTTGCAGTTGAACGCCGTGCCCGCGCCGTATCTCGACCTCGATGCCGCGGACGCCAAGAGCGGACATGGCGCGAACATTCCGCTGCGGGCTGATGTGGTCGATGCAGTGCGGTGGTATCTGGCCGACCGCCCCGGCGCACGCTACGACGAAAAACTCTTCATCAACCCGCCCGCCATCCGCATCTTCGACGCCGACTGCCAGGCCGCGGGCATTCCGAAGACCGACGATCGCGGTCGAGTCGTCGACATCCACGCCCTGCGTCACACCTTCGGCACCCACCTCTCCGCCTCCGGGGTCCACCCGCGCACCGCCATGGCCGCCATGCGCCACAGCCGCTTGGAACTGACCATGGTCCACTATACCGATCCGACCCTCCTCGATGTCGCCGGGGCGGTCAACGCCCTGCCCGCATTCGGGGCGGCAGCCAGTCGGCAGGTCAGCCACGGCGAATCCGCCCGATCATTTCGCACCAAACCTCTTGTGGCTCCCAAGCATTCGCAATCGGTCAGTCCACCACAATAA
- a CDS encoding class I mannose-6-phosphate isomerase, with protein MIGMTLYPLKFEPIYLPKVWGGRSLTALGRSLPGSAAEGIGESWEIADLPGTSTSGAGGGAMRSRVAHGPLAGRSLHDLIQQFGPRLLGSVRPTDDGDFPLLVKYLDARQNLSVQVHPSEAYAACHPEAHLKCEAWYILDAKPGAVIYKGVRDGVSADQFRRAIADGSVEKLLIHVPARIGDCHYLPTGTCHALGAGIVVAEVQTPSDTTFRVYDWGRTGRELHTEPALQCITFGPAHTARFEPDTLIQRGTTTLETLVRCEHFRIEKAHIPARTDHPLVMNHQPAIWMILTGSGRITGASAAAESVPFDRGQTLLLPAEMDHPHVHFTEPTTWLIVTFPEAMSDAIA; from the coding sequence ATGATCGGCATGACGTTGTATCCGCTGAAGTTCGAACCGATTTATCTGCCCAAGGTCTGGGGCGGGCGGTCGTTGACGGCCCTGGGGCGGTCGCTGCCGGGGAGCGCGGCCGAGGGCATTGGTGAATCATGGGAAATCGCCGACCTGCCTGGGACGAGCACCAGCGGGGCCGGCGGCGGGGCCATGCGATCCCGCGTCGCCCACGGCCCCCTCGCCGGGCGATCGCTGCATGACCTCATCCAGCAATTCGGCCCCCGCCTGCTCGGGTCCGTCCGTCCGACCGACGACGGCGACTTCCCCCTGCTCGTCAAATATCTCGACGCCCGGCAGAATCTTTCCGTGCAGGTCCATCCCAGCGAGGCCTACGCGGCGTGTCACCCCGAGGCGCATCTGAAGTGCGAAGCGTGGTACATCCTCGACGCCAAGCCCGGCGCCGTCATCTACAAGGGCGTGCGCGACGGCGTCAGTGCCGACCAGTTCCGCCGCGCCATCGCCGACGGCTCCGTCGAGAAGCTGCTGATCCATGTGCCCGCGCGCATCGGCGATTGTCATTATCTGCCGACCGGAACGTGTCACGCCCTCGGCGCCGGCATCGTCGTCGCCGAAGTGCAGACGCCCAGCGACACGACCTTCCGCGTTTACGACTGGGGCCGCACCGGACGTGAACTGCACACCGAACCGGCGCTTCAGTGCATCACCTTCGGCCCGGCGCACACCGCGCGCTTCGAGCCCGATACGCTCATCCAGCGCGGCACGACGACGCTCGAAACCCTCGTCCGCTGCGAACATTTCCGCATCGAAAAAGCCCACATCCCCGCGCGCACCGATCACCCGCTCGTGATGAATCATCAGCCCGCAATCTGGATGATCCTCACCGGCTCCGGCCGCATCACGGGCGCCAGCGCCGCCGCCGAGTCCGTCCCCTTCGACCGCGGCCAGACGCTCCTCCTCCCCGCCGAAATGGACCACCCGCACGTCCACTTCACCGAGCCAACAACCTGGCTCATCGTGACCTTCCCCGAAGCGATGAGCGATGCAATCGCGTGA
- a CDS encoding ATP-binding cassette domain-containing protein, whose product MIKLEHITQHYGVRPVLRDLSLTVERGELVALMGPNGMGKSTTLAVMAGVLWPQKGRVVIDGRVRRACVDDELAIRRSVVYLPDHPWLPANRTGREFLVSVGKLYGIEDEALMDHVDRLLKLFHLDGNGDAPIRSYSNGQKKKLAIAGALVTEAPVLLLDEPFTGGLDPSGILALRRVLQQLAQNGHVTIVMATQLPEIAEALASRVAVLRDGHLLAYDTIDRLRQSPGETLANVLERLIHPQTLQNIDAYFRRPMS is encoded by the coding sequence ATGATCAAGCTCGAACACATCACGCAACACTATGGCGTCCGCCCCGTCCTGCGCGATCTGAGTTTAACCGTCGAGCGCGGCGAACTTGTCGCGCTGATGGGACCCAACGGCATGGGCAAGAGCACGACGCTCGCCGTCATGGCCGGCGTCCTCTGGCCGCAGAAGGGGCGCGTGGTCATCGACGGTCGCGTCCGCCGCGCCTGCGTCGATGACGAGCTGGCGATCCGTCGCAGCGTCGTCTATCTGCCCGATCATCCCTGGCTTCCCGCTAACCGCACCGGCCGGGAGTTTCTCGTCAGCGTCGGCAAGCTCTATGGGATCGAAGACGAAGCGCTGATGGATCACGTCGACCGCCTGCTCAAGCTCTTTCACCTCGACGGTAACGGCGACGCGCCCATCCGTAGCTACTCCAACGGGCAAAAGAAGAAGCTCGCCATCGCCGGGGCGCTCGTCACCGAAGCGCCGGTTCTGCTGCTCGACGAACCGTTCACTGGTGGGCTCGATCCATCAGGCATCCTCGCCCTCCGCCGCGTACTTCAACAGCTTGCACAGAATGGTCACGTCACCATCGTCATGGCGACCCAACTCCCGGAGATCGCCGAAGCGCTGGCGAGCCGCGTCGCGGTGCTGCGCGACGGACACCTGCTCGCATATGACACGATTGACCGGCTGCGGCAGTCGCCGGGTGAAACGCTGGCGAATGTGCTGGAGCGGCTCATCCATCCGCAGACGCTTCAGAACATTGATGCCTACTTTCGGAGGCCCATGTCATGA
- a CDS encoding aminopeptidase has product MRDARVDKLAAVLIEYSTRVKAGDVVRLTGDPVAMPLLEAIYERLIKAGAHVLPRINPHVFSEYFYEHAGEAQLKYVSPLHIEEVKTIDVSIGLWAESNTKAMTNADPRKQGMASSARKGLWSIFMDRAAKGELRWVGTQYPTDASAQDAEMSLREYEDFVFKAGLLHLPDPVAAWREVEERQQRVVDYLTGKKHLHFTAANGTDIHVDVEGMTWINCAGKENFPDGEVFTGPNLKAADGGVNGRVKYSFPAVHMGREVHDIEFIFEKGKVVDARASKNEKFLHEMLDQDAGARYLGEVAIGTNYQITRYTKNTLFDEKIGGTFHMAVGAGYPESGNTNESGLHWDMVVDLRQGGEIKVDGETIGRDGRFVFDGWPGNA; this is encoded by the coding sequence ATGCGTGATGCGCGCGTAGACAAGCTTGCGGCGGTTTTGATCGAGTATTCCACGCGGGTCAAGGCCGGCGATGTGGTGCGGCTGACGGGTGATCCCGTGGCGATGCCGCTGCTGGAGGCGATCTACGAGCGGCTCATCAAGGCGGGGGCGCATGTGTTGCCGCGCATCAATCCGCATGTGTTCAGCGAATACTTCTATGAGCACGCCGGCGAGGCGCAGCTCAAGTATGTCTCGCCGCTGCATATCGAAGAGGTCAAGACGATCGATGTGAGCATCGGACTGTGGGCGGAGTCCAACACGAAAGCGATGACCAATGCGGACCCGCGCAAGCAAGGCATGGCGTCCAGCGCCCGCAAGGGGCTATGGTCTATCTTCATGGACCGCGCGGCCAAGGGCGAGCTGCGATGGGTCGGCACGCAGTATCCGACCGATGCCAGCGCGCAGGACGCCGAGATGAGTCTGCGCGAATATGAAGACTTCGTGTTCAAGGCGGGGCTTTTGCATCTGCCGGACCCGGTGGCGGCGTGGCGCGAAGTCGAGGAGCGGCAGCAGCGCGTCGTCGATTATCTGACCGGCAAGAAGCATCTGCACTTCACCGCCGCCAATGGGACGGACATTCACGTCGATGTCGAAGGCATGACGTGGATCAACTGCGCGGGCAAGGAGAACTTCCCGGACGGCGAAGTCTTCACCGGGCCGAATCTCAAGGCGGCGGACGGCGGGGTCAATGGTCGCGTCAAGTACAGCTTCCCGGCCGTGCACATGGGGCGCGAAGTGCACGATATCGAGTTCATCTTCGAGAAGGGCAAAGTCGTCGACGCCCGCGCGTCCAAGAACGAGAAGTTCCTCCACGAGATGCTCGATCAGGACGCCGGGGCGCGCTACCTGGGCGAAGTCGCGATCGGCACCAATTATCAGATCACGCGTTACACGAAGAACACGCTCTTCGACGAAAAAATCGGCGGAACGTTCCACATGGCCGTCGGAGCCGGCTACCCCGAATCGGGCAACACCAACGAGTCGGGCCTGCACTGGGACATGGTCGTCGACCTGCGCCAGGGCGGCGAAATCAAAGTCGACGGCGAAACGATCGGCCGTGACGGACGATTCGTCTTCGACGGCTGGCCGGGGAATGCGTGA
- a CDS encoding geranylgeranyl reductase family protein yields the protein MTDCDVLIVGGGPAGSSCARHLVKAGLRVIVMDKKTFPRDKVCAGWVTPQVMRTLDMDLADYTSGGARVLEPITAFRTGLIGGKLVHTTYDEPVSYGIRRCEFDTYLLTRCGANLHLGESVTSIERDGDTWAVNGEVRAKLLIGAGGHGCPVARRLGARSNPASTVIAAQEIEFPMTAEHHAACEIEASTPELYFCEDLAGYGWCFRKGDYLNIGLGRADAKSMPTHMEAFVRFLRDTGRIGFDMPGRFHGHAYQLYERHVPKLVDTGVMLIGDAVGLAYPQSGEGIRPAVESGIIAAQCVAQFGVDAPEALDQYSNRMLARFGKPRRGDASAWLPASTLRSLAQTLMGTRWFNKRIVIERWFLHQQQPALVASA from the coding sequence ATGACCGATTGCGATGTATTGATCGTGGGCGGCGGGCCGGCGGGTTCGAGCTGCGCGAGGCATCTGGTGAAGGCGGGGCTGCGTGTCATCGTGATGGACAAGAAGACTTTTCCGCGCGACAAGGTTTGCGCGGGGTGGGTTACGCCGCAGGTGATGCGCACGCTGGACATGGACCTGGCGGACTACACCTCGGGCGGCGCTCGCGTGCTTGAGCCCATCACCGCTTTCCGCACCGGCCTCATCGGCGGCAAACTCGTGCACACCACGTACGACGAACCCGTCAGCTACGGCATCCGCCGCTGCGAGTTCGACACGTATCTGTTGACGCGTTGCGGAGCGAATCTGCACTTGGGCGAGTCGGTGACGAGCATCGAGCGCGACGGCGACACATGGGCCGTCAACGGCGAAGTGCGGGCGAAGCTGCTCATCGGGGCCGGCGGACACGGCTGCCCGGTGGCGCGCAGACTCGGCGCGCGATCGAATCCGGCGAGCACGGTCATCGCGGCGCAGGAAATCGAATTCCCGATGACGGCGGAGCATCATGCGGCGTGCGAGATCGAAGCGAGCACGCCGGAGCTGTATTTCTGCGAGGATCTGGCGGGATACGGCTGGTGCTTCCGCAAGGGCGATTACCTGAACATCGGCCTCGGCCGCGCGGACGCCAAGTCGATGCCGACGCACATGGAAGCTTTCGTCCGATTCCTCCGCGACACCGGGCGCATCGGCTTCGACATGCCCGGCCGATTTCACGGGCACGCCTATCAGCTCTACGAGCGACACGTGCCCAAGCTCGTCGACACCGGCGTCATGCTCATCGGCGACGCCGTCGGCCTGGCGTATCCGCAGAGCGGCGAGGGCATCCGTCCCGCCGTCGAGTCGGGCATCATCGCCGCACAGTGCGTCGCACAATTCGGCGTCGACGCGCCTGAAGCCCTCGATCAATACAGCAATCGCATGCTCGCCCGCTTCGGCAAGCCGCGCCGCGGCGACGCCTCGGCCTGGCTCCCTGCCAGCACGCTGCGCAGTCTCGCCCAGACGCTCATGGGCACGCGCTGGTTCAACAAGCGCATCGTCATCGAACGCTGGTTCCTGCATCAGCAGCAACCGGCGCTCGTGGCTTCCGCTTGA
- a CDS encoding methyltransferase domain-containing protein, with amino-acid sequence MKDFVADNVESGSLDRSVKGRMERWLIRRLLKAAGNPPIAIVLPNGAAIGPEDTTPVARIMLRDRGAMLKLLYDPTYQFCELYSHGRLDVDGDLTELLCAISRAIGSTDWSRLGKKRIAAIRHWLSRNSLAGSRRHIHHHYDIGNDFYKLWLDERMLYTCAYYAHPGMSVEAAQIAKMDHVCRKLQLHPGDEVIEAGCGWGGLAMHMAEHYGVKVRALNISREQVRFAREKAEKRGLSDRVTFVEDDWRNIEGRCDAFVSVGMLEHVGIDNYRQLGEVIDGCLKPNGRGLIHTIGRNYAAPLDAWITKRIFPGACPPSLKQMMSIFEPRDFSVLDVENLRLHYARTLRHWHERYEQHVETVRGMYDETFVRMWRLYLCGSIAAFAVGDLQLFQVVFARGRDNHVPMTREHLYKPSGK; translated from the coding sequence ATGAAAGATTTCGTTGCCGACAATGTCGAATCGGGATCGCTTGATCGTTCCGTCAAGGGGCGCATGGAGCGATGGTTGATCCGGCGGCTGCTCAAGGCGGCGGGCAATCCGCCGATCGCGATTGTCCTGCCCAACGGCGCGGCGATTGGGCCGGAGGACACGACGCCGGTCGCGCGGATCATGCTGCGCGATCGCGGGGCGATGTTGAAGCTTCTGTACGATCCGACGTATCAGTTCTGCGAGCTTTATTCGCACGGGCGCCTCGACGTTGACGGCGATCTGACGGAGTTGCTTTGCGCGATTTCGCGCGCGATCGGGTCGACGGACTGGAGCCGGCTCGGCAAGAAGCGCATCGCGGCGATTCGCCACTGGCTTTCGCGCAACAGTCTGGCCGGCTCGCGCCGCCACATTCATCATCACTACGACATCGGCAACGACTTCTACAAGCTCTGGCTCGATGAGCGGATGCTTTACACCTGCGCCTACTACGCCCACCCGGGCATGTCGGTCGAAGCGGCGCAGATCGCGAAGATGGACCATGTCTGCCGCAAGCTGCAACTGCATCCGGGCGACGAAGTGATCGAAGCGGGGTGCGGTTGGGGCGGATTGGCGATGCACATGGCCGAGCACTACGGCGTGAAGGTTCGGGCGTTGAACATCTCGCGCGAACAGGTGCGCTTCGCCCGCGAAAAAGCCGAGAAGCGCGGGCTTTCGGATCGTGTGACCTTCGTCGAAGACGACTGGCGGAACATCGAGGGTCGATGCGACGCCTTCGTCTCCGTGGGCATGCTCGAACACGTCGGCATCGACAACTACCGCCAGCTCGGCGAGGTGATTGACGGGTGCCTCAAGCCCAACGGTCGCGGGCTGATTCATACGATCGGCCGCAACTACGCCGCCCCGCTGGATGCATGGATCACCAAGCGGATATTTCCGGGGGCGTGTCCGCCGTCGCTCAAGCAGATGATGTCGATTTTCGAGCCGCGGGATTTTTCGGTGCTGGACGTCGAGAATCTGCGGCTGCATTACGCGCGGACGCTGCGGCACTGGCACGAGCGGTATGAACAGCATGTCGAGACGGTGCGGGGGATGTATGACGAGACGTTCGTGCGGATGTGGCGGCTGTATCTATGCGGGTCGATTGCGGCTTTCGCCGTGGGCGACTTGCAGCTATTTCAGGTGGTGTTCGCCCGCGGGCGGGACAATCACGTGCCGATGACGCGCGAGCATCTATACAAGCCGAGCGGGAAGTGA
- the lon gene encoding endopeptidase La has product MTENDAANATLESVRPPIPDELPILPLRDLVMFPGTAAPLAVGRASSMKMLDESLPQNKIIGLAAQLDPQTEEPHFEQLHPVGVAAVVLKLVRSPNDQATVLVHALGRIKLVSPVQKTPYLRAKVSVLDDVTTQGRGAEAAFKALRTTANELIALSPDLPEQVSMVIANLETPGQLADFLAANLDVNTEQKQDLLEELDVAKRVRAVQVLLSRQVEIARLQAKIHQDVASTITDTQRKAYLREQMKAIRKELGEDEDGSAQQLTELREKIERAKPPEIVMKEVDRDLHRLEAMHPANPEHSMLVTYLETIADLPWSKLSEDQLDLDRARKILDRDHYDLDKVKRRLIEYLAVRKLNPTGRGPILCLVGPPGVGKTSLGESIAHALGRQFVRMSLGGVRDEAEMRGHRRTYIGAMPGRIIQEMRRAGTRNPVLMLDEIDKLGADFRGDPASALLEILDPRQNHTFTDHYLDLPFDLSQVIFIATANYMDPVPPALRDRMEVIEVPGYTDKEKLQIARRYLVPRQMKENGLKKSQCSIALPALRRIIDAYTREAGVRTLERQIGAVCRGVAAKVAGGKAKGRLSVGVEDVTELLGPAMFEREIAQRVASPGVVTGLAWTPTGGDVLFIEATRFAGKGHFQLTGQLGDVMKESAHTALSLLKSRADKLGIDAKAMTETDVHVHVPAGAVPKDGPSAGVAMYTAMASLMTGRTCRANVAMTGEITLRGLVLPIGGVKEKTLAAMRAGIRTVILPERNRKDLPDVTDEAKKKLKFIFAKTVDDVLEAALLPGKMRK; this is encoded by the coding sequence ATGACTGAGAATGATGCTGCGAATGCGACGCTCGAATCCGTGCGCCCGCCGATTCCCGACGAGCTGCCGATTCTGCCGTTGCGCGACCTGGTGATGTTTCCGGGGACGGCGGCGCCGCTGGCGGTCGGTCGGGCGTCGTCGATGAAGATGCTCGACGAGTCGCTGCCGCAGAACAAGATCATCGGTCTGGCGGCCCAACTCGATCCGCAGACCGAAGAGCCGCATTTCGAGCAGCTTCATCCGGTGGGCGTCGCCGCGGTGGTGCTCAAGCTCGTGCGCTCGCCCAACGATCAGGCGACGGTATTGGTGCATGCCTTGGGTCGCATCAAGCTTGTGTCGCCGGTGCAGAAGACGCCGTACCTGCGGGCGAAGGTGTCGGTGCTGGACGACGTGACGACGCAGGGCCGGGGCGCGGAGGCGGCGTTCAAGGCGCTGCGCACCACGGCCAACGAACTGATCGCCCTCTCGCCCGATCTGCCCGAGCAGGTGTCGATGGTCATCGCGAACCTCGAAACGCCCGGGCAGCTCGCCGACTTTCTGGCGGCGAACCTCGATGTCAACACTGAGCAGAAGCAGGACCTGTTGGAGGAACTCGATGTCGCCAAGCGCGTGCGGGCGGTGCAGGTGCTGCTCTCGCGCCAGGTCGAAATCGCGCGGCTACAGGCGAAGATCCATCAGGATGTCGCCTCCACCATCACCGACACCCAGCGCAAGGCCTACCTGCGCGAACAGATGAAAGCCATCCGCAAGGAACTGGGCGAGGACGAAGACGGCTCGGCGCAGCAGCTCACCGAACTGCGCGAGAAAATCGAAAGGGCCAAGCCGCCCGAAATCGTCATGAAGGAAGTCGATCGCGATCTGCATCGGCTCGAAGCGATGCACCCGGCGAACCCGGAGCATTCGATGCTCGTGACGTATCTGGAAACGATCGCCGACTTGCCGTGGAGCAAGCTCAGCGAGGATCAACTGGACCTGGACCGGGCGCGGAAGATTCTCGACCGCGATCATTATGATCTGGACAAGGTGAAGCGCCGGCTGATTGAGTACCTGGCGGTGCGGAAGCTCAATCCGACGGGGCGGGGGCCGATTCTTTGCCTGGTGGGTCCGCCGGGCGTGGGCAAGACGAGTCTGGGCGAGTCGATTGCGCATGCGCTGGGGCGTCAGTTCGTTCGGATGAGTCTGGGCGGGGTGCGCGATGAGGCGGAGATGCGCGGACACCGACGGACGTACATCGGCGCGATGCCGGGTCGGATCATTCAGGAAATGCGCCGGGCTGGGACGCGCAATCCCGTGCTCATGCTCGACGAGATCGACAAGCTGGGCGCCGACTTCCGCGGCGACCCGGCGAGTGCGCTACTGGAAATCCTCGACCCCCGTCAGAATCACACGTTCACCGATCACTACCTCGATCTGCCGTTCGATCTTTCGCAGGTGATCTTCATCGCGACGGCCAACTACATGGACCCCGTTCCGCCGGCGCTGCGCGATCGGATGGAAGTCATCGAAGTGCCCGGCTACACGGACAAGGAAAAGCTTCAGATCGCCCGGCGGTACCTCGTGCCGCGCCAGATGAAGGAGAACGGACTCAAGAAATCGCAATGCTCGATCGCGCTGCCGGCGCTGCGACGGATCATCGATGCGTACACGCGCGAAGCGGGGGTGCGGACGCTGGAGCGTCAGATCGGCGCGGTGTGCCGAGGCGTGGCGGCGAAAGTGGCGGGGGGAAAGGCGAAGGGGCGCCTCAGTGTCGGCGTTGAGGACGTGACTGAACTGCTTGGGCCGGCGATGTTCGAGCGCGAGATCGCGCAGCGTGTGGCGAGTCCGGGCGTGGTGACGGGGCTGGCGTGGACGCCGACGGGCGGCGATGTGCTGTTCATCGAAGCGACGCGCTTTGCGGGCAAGGGTCACTTCCAACTGACGGGTCAACTTGGCGACGTGATGAAGGAATCGGCGCACACGGCATTGAGTCTTCTCAAGAGCCGGGCGGACAAGCTGGGCATCGATGCGAAGGCGATGACGGAGACCGATGTGCATGTGCATGTGCCGGCGGGGGCGGTGCCCAAGGACGGACCGTCGGCGGGCGTGGCGATGTACACGGCGATGGCGTCGCTGATGACGGGTCGGACTTGCCGGGCGAACGTGGCGATGACGGGGGAGATCACGCTGCGCGGATTGGTGCTGCCGATCGGAGGGGTGAAGGAAAAGACGCTGGCGGCGATGCGCGCGGGGATTCGAACGGTGATCCTGCCGGAGCGCAATCGCAAGGACCTGCCGGACGTGACGGACGAAGCGAAAAAGAAACTGAAATTCATTTTCGCCAAAACCGTCGACGACGTGCTGGAGGCGGCCCTGTTGCCCGGAAAAATGCGAAAATGA